A window of Hevea brasiliensis isolate MT/VB/25A 57/8 chromosome 14, ASM3005281v1, whole genome shotgun sequence contains these coding sequences:
- the LOC110672499 gene encoding proline-rich receptor-like protein kinase PERK1: MTSESKSLIRGDSSETMIPAQFGVDTETSESKSLIEGDPLETMIPAQFREMRSLPKDYEAYELRKFTFPELAIATGHFTNARFLGGGGFCAVYRGSLPQGKEVAIERLYFQLDGQQQEEIEKEINAVGNVRHENLVKLIGYCREDFDTCLVLEFVPNNSLRFHLNDEERRSNLKWSERMKIAIGSAKGLAYLHEECNPKIIHRDIKAKNILLDDNCEPKVE; the protein is encoded by the exons ATGACCTCGGAATCCAAGTCATTAATAAGGGGAGATTCATCAGAGACAATGATCCCGGCTCAGTTTGGAG TTGATACAGAAACCTCGGAATCCAAGTCATTAATAGAGGGAGATCCGTTAGAAACAATGATCCCTGCTCAGTTTAGAG AAATGCGATCATTACCTAAGGATTACGAAGCATATGAACTGAGGAAATTTACATTTCCAGAACTAGCAATTGCAACTGGTCATTTCACCAACGCCAGATTTCTTGGCGGTGGTGGTTTTTGTGCTGTGTATCGGGGATCCCTTCCGCAAGGTAAAGAGGTAGCCATTGAGAGACTCTATTTTCAGCTTGATGGACAGCAGCAAGAAGAAATTGAGAAGGAGATTAATGCCGTTGGCAATGTCCGTCACGAAAATCTTGTTAAGCTGATCGGCTACTGCCGTGAAGATTTTGATACATGCCTTGTTTTAGAGTTTGTTCCCAACAATTCCTTGAGATTTCATCTAAATG ATGAAGAGCGAAGATCAAATTTGAAGTGGTCAGAAAGAATGAAAATTGCTATAGGTTCTGCAAAAGGTTTGGCTTATCTACATGAAGAAT GTAATCCTAAAATCATCCACCGAGATATCAAGGCAAAAAATATACTTCTTGATGATAATTGTGAACCAAAGGTAGAGTAA
- the LOC110661344 gene encoding putative proline-rich receptor-like protein kinase PERK6 → MFKGDSVEINYSCLVDSALKGDYIKSEMELMIYCAAVSVYRPSKLRPRMKQIVEALEGKLPSNELWVAEEKTGSMAGQKKGSIAFFATYKPPVPLDIFSCPVLQTSRHDELHMTDGLSYNYN, encoded by the exons ATGTTCAAAGGAGATTCAGTTGAAATCAATTACAGTTGTCTTGTTGATTCCGCATTGAAGGGAGATTATATAAAAAGTGAAATGGAGCTAATGATTTATTGTGCTGCTGTTAGCGTATATAGACCTTCTAAACTTCGACCAAGAATGAAACAG ATAGTTGAAGCTCTTGAAGGAAAATTGCCTTCTAATGAATTATGGGTTGCGGAAG AGAAGACAGGCAGTATGGCAGGTCAGAAGAAAGGTAGCATTGCTTTCTTCGCAACCTATAAACCACCTGTGCCGCTGGACATATTCTCGTGTCCTGTTTTACAGACGTCGAGGCATGATGAGCTCCACATGACTGATGGATTGTCCTACAATTACAACTGA
- the LOC131172793 gene encoding probable disease resistance protein At4g27220: MSKALKDESDVDVWNNAIETLNMQAASPEQELEHIMVNVLKFSYLRLPDDTTRRCLKNGALFFENEKIARKSLMDNWISDDLTDTYQKGRNVLETLVTAGLLERSKDGQFFTLHEIDRCILLEHVFPSIEGLFLMRNDSKLTELPKDVDWKEFHEIYLMDNKLTELSENLSCPKAQALFLQRNLKLRTISDSFFHGMLALQILNLSGTPIKYLPDPLFDLVKLKRFSLNHCVLLKLLPSGIGNLSCLEVFHLEGTQIIALPKEVERLKNLTSLKVSFREPLSFNQQTNMIPDGFILNLTELKNLCIDVSPEDNRWKASVRRVVLDVSTLATLDTLQFYFPTVELLSHFNWNTIPTSPPLSHFKFTVGDHTNRIIRRLPHDAEIELGRYDKCLKYVNGKGAPEEIKKVLRHASAFFLDRNTTVEKFSEFEITNMTQLMCCVAGECDKLQAIINGDQMVSNASGEREVGLQSLEYLYIYYARSLRSIWEGRLDNSSLKALKYLTLYMCPQLTTIFTPGLLANLSRLEELTVKDCSQVTRLVSGIDSENEIKHINLPLKKISLHFLPHLDRISDVLSIAQEMEWMSFYYCPNLKSLPISKASHTKLRKIKGEESWWKDILEWENTERDSWEAIFTPCGESEEFSPAFKRSDALLEATASPLLEETTSKSKSLTEGNQSETMILSQFRGNRTTCARH; encoded by the exons ATGTCAAAGGCATTGAAAGATGAATCTGATGTTGATGTTTGGAACAACGCGATTGAAACATTGAACATGCAGGCTGCATCTCCTGAACAAGAATTAGAACACATCATGGTTAATGTGTTAAAATTCAGCTATCTTCGTCTTCCTGATGATACAACTAGAAGATGCTTGAAAAATGGTGCACTGTTTTTTGAGAACGAGAAGATTGCAAGAAAGTCATTGATGGACAACTGGATATCTGATGACCTGACAGATACGTATCAGAAAGGCCGAAATGTTCTTGAAACTCTTGTCACTGCTGGCCTGTTGGAGAGGTCCAAGGATGGTCAGTTCTTCACGCTACATGAGATAGATCGCTGTATATTACTAGAACATGTTTTTCCATCCATAGAAGGATTGTTTCTTATGAGAAACGATAGTAAATTGACTGAGCTACCAAAGGATGTGGATTGGAAAGAGTTTCATGAGATTTACCTGATGGATAATAAGCTAACTGAGTTATCAGAGAATCTGAGCTGCCCCAAAGCCCAAGCATTGTTCCtgcaaagaaacctcaaattaagGACAATATCCGACTCATTTTTCCATGGTATGCTTGCTCTACAAATCCTAAACTTATCTGGAACTCCCATTAAGTATTTGCCGGATCCTCTTTTCGATTTAGTCAAACTTAAAAGGTTCTCTTTGAATCACTGTGTTCTGTTAAAATTATTACCATCCGGAATTGGAAATCTCAGTTGCCTTGAGGTATTTCATCTTGAAGGGACACAGATCATAGCACTACCAAAAGAAGTTGAACGATTAAAgaatctcacatccttaaaagtGTCATTTCGTGAACCCCTGAGTTTCAATCAGCAAACAAATATGATTCCTGATGGGTTTATACTAAATCTAACCGAGTTAAAAAATTTATGTATTGATGTGAGTCCAGAAGATAATCGGTGGAAGGCATCCGTGAGACGTGTTGTTTTGGATGTTAGCACACTGGCGACATTAGATACACTTCAGTTCTACTTCCCTACTGTGGAACTACTGAGCCATTTTAATTGGAATACCATACCAACATCTCCACCATTATCACATTTCAAATTTACTGTTGGTGATCATACTAATCGCATCATTCGTAGACTCCCTCATGATGCTGAGATTGAGTTAGGACGATATGATAAATGCTTGAAGTATGTAAATGGTAAAGGTGCACCTGAAGAAATCAAGAAAGTGCTCAGACACGCATCTGCTTTTTTCTTGGACCGCAATACGACTGTTGAGAAGTTCTCAGAATTTGAGATCACAAATATGACCCAATTGATGTGTTGTGTAGCAGGGGAATGTGACAAGCTTCAAGCAATCATAAATGGAGATCAAATGGTAAGCAATGCTTCTGGAGAAAGAGAAGTTGGTCTTCAGTCACTTGAATATCTGTATATATATTATGCGAGGAGTTTAAGGAGTATATGGGAGGGGCGATTGGATAACAGTAGCTTGAAAGCACTAAAATACTTGACACTGTACATGTGTCCCCAGCTGACCACCATTTTCACACCAGGATTGCTAGCAAATCTTTCCCGCCTTGAAGAGCTCACAGTTAAAGATTGCTCCCAAGTCACCAGATTAGTGAGCGGAATTGATTCTGAGAATGAGATCAAACATATTAACCTACCCTTGAAGaagatttctcttcatttcttaccTCATTTGGATAGAATCTCAGATGTGTTATCCATTGCGCAAGAAATGGAATGGATGAGCTTTTACTATTGCCCAAATCTCAAGAGTCTTCCAATTAGCAAAGCTTCCCACACAAAATTGAGGAAGATCAAGGGTGAGGAGAGCTGGTGGAAAGATATATTGGAATGGGAAAACACCGAGCGAGATTCTTGGGAAGCCATTTTTACTCCATGCG GGGAGAGTGAAGAATTTAGCCCAGCATTCAAGAGATCAGATGCATTATTAGAAGCAACGGCCTCACCTCTCTTGGAAG AAACGACATCGAAATCCAAGTCATTAACAGAGGGAAATCAGTCAGAAACAATGATCCTATCTCAGTTCAGAGGTAATCGCACTACTTGCGCTCGTCATTAA